From Xanthocytophaga agilis, one genomic window encodes:
- a CDS encoding PAS domain-containing protein, with product MNAYQFSEDNPAEHKRLQFSLQAAGIGTWDIDLVQKQIFLDDQCKELYGFSQEDNIDYEGLWQHIHPQDQSQVREAFTKAMNPATGGKYSIEFRITDSSNNQSHWLHCQGQAYFAKSRTEGQMMAYRVSGIAQDITEQVTTRQIRWDSEQYFRSLVQDTPVATMIFRGRSLVIETINNPMLQIISKDVSIIGKPFREAMPELEGQEFFDLLEKVYLTGKPVFRHETPAILLTEGIPTTRYFDFIYKPLYDPTGEIYGIINVSVEVTDQMLIRQQIEEKKQLVEQSEILFRSLVENTPDVITRWDQQRRLIFANKAFETKTGVPNSTLLGKTNLEMGQPTNIAEPYMESLQRVLDSGQPTDHYNHFPSVKGNMHYYSRLVPEFGPDGSVQGVLAIARDITDLKKMEAILEERVQQRTQELLMANQDLQRSNDSLQQFAYVASHDLQEPLRKIQTFSSLLQQQYADLLEESGLDLLERMSSAGERMSKLVSDLLAYSQVSTRQPSFGVVSLQSVMDNVLTTLEQKISETKAQIELEELPKLKGDELQLTQLFQNLLSNAIKYTISNQTPVIRVTSQRIERSQLDPQVKPTGNALHFYQICVHDQGIGFDNQYKDLIFQVFQRLHGKQEFVGTGVGLSICKRVVENHGGTITADGMPGQGAIFCVYLPA from the coding sequence ATGAATGCATACCAGTTTTCTGAAGACAACCCTGCAGAACATAAACGACTACAATTCTCTTTACAAGCAGCAGGAATAGGCACTTGGGATATAGATTTGGTACAGAAACAAATCTTTCTGGATGACCAATGCAAAGAACTGTATGGATTCTCTCAGGAAGACAACATAGACTATGAAGGATTATGGCAACATATACATCCTCAGGATCAGTCACAGGTACGAGAGGCTTTTACCAAAGCAATGAACCCAGCTACAGGCGGGAAATACAGCATTGAATTTCGTATCACTGATTCTTCCAATAATCAATCACACTGGTTGCATTGTCAGGGACAAGCGTATTTTGCTAAGTCAAGAACAGAAGGGCAAATGATGGCTTATAGAGTTTCCGGAATAGCACAGGATATTACAGAACAGGTAACCACCCGGCAGATCCGGTGGGATAGTGAACAGTATTTTCGGAGTCTGGTACAGGATACACCTGTCGCAACCATGATATTTCGTGGAAGGTCGCTGGTTATTGAAACAATTAATAATCCGATGCTTCAGATTATCAGTAAGGATGTTTCAATTATAGGTAAACCCTTTCGAGAGGCTATGCCCGAACTGGAAGGCCAGGAATTCTTCGATCTGCTAGAGAAAGTATATCTTACCGGGAAGCCGGTATTCCGACATGAAACCCCTGCTATACTCCTCACAGAAGGAATTCCTACAACCAGATACTTTGATTTTATCTATAAACCTCTCTACGATCCTACAGGTGAGATCTATGGTATTATTAATGTGAGTGTAGAAGTAACCGATCAGATGCTTATCCGCCAGCAGATTGAAGAAAAAAAACAACTGGTTGAGCAAAGTGAAATCCTGTTCAGAAGCTTGGTCGAAAACACACCAGATGTAATTACACGTTGGGATCAGCAACGAAGGTTAATCTTCGCCAATAAAGCCTTTGAAACCAAAACAGGCGTTCCCAATAGTACATTATTAGGTAAAACCAACCTGGAAATGGGCCAGCCTACCAACATTGCAGAGCCCTATATGGAAAGCCTGCAGCGAGTGCTGGATAGTGGACAACCGACAGACCATTACAATCATTTTCCGTCAGTGAAAGGCAACATGCATTACTATTCACGTCTAGTCCCAGAGTTTGGACCTGATGGTTCGGTACAGGGAGTACTGGCAATTGCCAGAGATATTACCGATCTCAAAAAGATGGAGGCGATACTGGAAGAGCGAGTACAACAACGTACTCAGGAATTATTGATGGCCAATCAGGATCTCCAGCGTTCCAATGATAGCTTGCAACAATTTGCCTATGTTGCGTCACATGATTTACAGGAGCCTCTTCGTAAAATTCAGACATTCAGCTCTCTATTGCAACAGCAATATGCAGATCTATTGGAAGAAAGTGGTCTGGATCTGCTAGAACGTATGTCATCAGCAGGAGAGCGTATGTCTAAGTTGGTCAGTGATCTCTTAGCCTATTCTCAAGTGTCTACCCGTCAGCCTTCATTTGGGGTAGTCTCACTCCAGTCTGTTATGGACAATGTGTTAACCACACTGGAACAAAAAATTTCGGAAACAAAGGCGCAGATTGAGTTAGAAGAACTGCCAAAGCTGAAAGGAGACGAACTGCAGTTAACTCAGTTGTTTCAGAATCTATTGTCTAATGCGATAAAATATACTATTTCAAACCAGACTCCAGTAATCAGAGTTACCTCTCAACGTATTGAACGATCACAGCTAGACCCTCAGGTAAAGCCAACAGGTAATGCGCTGCACTTTTATCAGATATGTGTACATGACCAGGGTATCGGATTTGACAATCAATACAAGGATCTGATATTTCAGGTATTTCAACGACTACATGGAAAACAGGAGTTTGTAGGTACAGGCGTAGGATTGTCCATTTGCAAGCGTGTTGTTGAAAACCACGGAGGTACTATTACAGCCGACGGAATGCCGGGGCAAGGAGCTATCTTCTGTGTATATCTGCCAGCGTAA
- a CDS encoding response regulator, with product MLYTHINPSGPILIIEDDEDDQLILNRILKELNLIDKVIYFSTPIEALDYLQQATVHPFILICDINMPMINGIEFKKQIDQDPVLKAKCTPFIFWSTSINDTLVHQAYTETTIQGFFQKSCTYNELKQQLYYILGYWYYCQHPVFE from the coding sequence ATGTTATATACTCACATCAATCCCTCAGGTCCTATTCTTATCATTGAAGATGATGAAGATGATCAGCTTATTTTAAACAGAATTCTTAAAGAATTGAATCTTATAGATAAGGTCATCTATTTTTCCACCCCGATAGAGGCATTGGATTATCTGCAACAGGCAACTGTCCACCCTTTTATACTTATCTGTGACATTAATATGCCTATGATAAATGGTATTGAATTCAAGAAACAGATTGATCAGGATCCAGTGCTCAAAGCCAAGTGTACGCCTTTTATTTTCTGGTCCACCTCCATTAATGATACACTGGTACATCAGGCTTATACAGAAACAACTATTCAGGGATTTTTTCAGAAAAGCTGCACTTATAATGAACTTAAACAGCAACTTTACTATATCCTGGGATACTGGTACTATTGCCAGCATCCGGTTTTTGAGTAA